Genomic DNA from Stigmatella erecta:
GTGCGCCCCACGGAGCCGTCAGCGCCCCTTCCGCGGTTCGAGCCCGGGGAGACCGTGGAGTCCATGGTGTCGCCGGGCGGGCGTTTCCGCCTCCACTTTTCCCGCTCGGGCCCCAACGCGGTGGCCGCGGCGGATGGGGATGGCAGTGGCACCCCGGACTCGGTCGAGGCGGCGGCGCGGGTGTACGACCGCGTGGCGGCCTTCTACCAGGGGCTGGGCTACCGCTTGCCGTCCGAGGACACCGCCGGCGGGGATGGGAAGTTCGACGTGTACCTGGTGGACTTCGCCCTGCGGGCCGACGGGGCCTACCGGCTGGACGGGTGCCTCGGGGCGGACACGGACTGCACGGGGCACATCGTTCAGGAGAATGACTTCGCCGGCTACTCCTACGGCTCATATGAGGAGGCCGTGGCCACGCTGGCCAGCCACGAGTTCTTCCACGCGGTGCAGGCGGTCTACCACCCGGGGCTGGGCATCGTGGCGGGGGAGGGCAGCGCGGTCTGGGCCACCGAGCGCTTCGAGCCCGCGCTGGACGACCTGGAGCACTTCTCGTCCGCGTACCTGGAGCGGCCCGACCGCAGCCTGGTGCTGGATCCGGACGGGCCCGCGCAGTCGTTCAGCTATGGCGCGTCCCTGTTCTTCCAGTTCCTGGGGGAGCGCTTCGGGGATGGGCTCATCCGCTCGCTCTGGGAGGAGAGCGTCCGCTCGCCCACGGCGCGCTGGCCGGTGTTGCTGGACACGTGTCTGCGCCGCGACTGGAACACGGACTTCGACGCGGCCTTCACGGAGTTCGCCCAGTGGAACCTGTCCACGGGCTCGCGATGGCAGGCCGGGCAGGGGTACGCGCGGGGCGCGGGCTATGCGGAGCTGGTGCTCGCGCCCAGGACGCTCCCGGTGGACGAGTCCTCGGTGCGCGTCGCCCCCGCAGCCGTCCGTTACTTCGAGGTGGCGGGAGGGGCCGGGACGGTCTCGGTGGGCTTCCAGCCCCGCGAGGGGGACGAGACGGGCGCGCTCCACCTGGTGGCGGTGGCACGCTCGGGCACGGCGGTGCTGCGGGTGGTCAAGGCCGAAGGGCCCGGTCCGCTGAGCCTCCAGCTTCCTGCCCAGGACGCCACGAGCGTGTCCGTGGCGGTGGTGGATGGGCGCCACGAGGGGACGGGACGGTATGGGCGGCTCTGCATGGCTCCTACGGCCACGGCCACCCCGTGTGGTGAGGAGCCGGGGGAGGAGCCCGAGGAGCCCGAGTCCTCCAAGGGGTGCCAGGCGGGGCCGGGGACGGGAGGGGGAGGGCTGCTGTTGGCTGCTGGGTTGTGGCGCCTCAGGCGCCGGTGTTTGCCGTCTTCAACCCGATGAAAACTGCTTCAATACGTCAAACCGCTTCAATGAAAGGGATGCACACCATGCTTGAGATCCTGACCGCCGCGCTGTTCACCGCCTCCACCGCTTTCGGCGCCGCGAATCCCGCCCCAGCGGACCTCGAGATTCCCAACTCGGGTCTCACCTTCTGGGCCCAGAAGAGTTTCGGGGGGCCGTACATCAATTATCAGACCGTGCCGACGGGGTGCACCAACCTGCCGTTTGACGCCTGGTCCGGTGTGAACATGATCAACGCGGACGGCGTCCTCGCCTACCCGGGCCCGGACTGCACGGGCATCGCGTTTGGTTTCAGCTTCCATTCCTTCAATCGCGCGGCGAAGAGCTTCAAGTCTCGCTGATCCAGAGGCGCCTCATGCGGCGACGTCTGCCGGAGTCATGTCCGGGGGCCGCCGCATGGGCTGGGCCTTGCCATAGGTGAGCGAGCGCCACAGCCACTCGGCGGGGCCAAAGCGGAAGCGTGACAGCCAGAGGTGGCTCAGCCCCACCTGGACCCAGAAGAGGCTGAAGATGAGCGTCAAGCACGCCAGCGCGCCCAGCTTGCCGCCCAGGCCCAGGCCGTAGCCCCGGAACAGCAGGAGGCTGATGACGGTCTGGCACAGGTAGTTCGTCAGCGCCATCTGTCCGGCCGGGGCGAGCACCGAGAGCCCCTTCTGCCAGGAGGCGCGCTGGAACAGGAGCGCGAAGCCCGCCATGTAGAAGGCGGCGAGCCCGAGCACGCCCAGCTCCGACACCGTGGGCATGAAGAACAGCCACGGCGTGCCCCTGGGGATGTGCCCGGCGCGGGTCAGAGCCCCCACGGCCAGGGAGGCGCCGTTGCCCACCACGCCCACGAGGAGCCCCCACCCGAGCAGCTTGCGCAGCAGCGGCTGGTGCGGTCCGGGCTCCTGGAGGAGCCGGTGCCGCCCCGCGAGGAGCCCCAGCAGGAACTTGCCCAGGGGGATGAGCAGGAAGGTGAAGTACACGGGCCTCAGGACGCGCTTCATGTGGACGGCGGCATTGGTCCGCAGCGTCTCCAGGTAGGAGCCGTGGTCGAACACTGC
This window encodes:
- a CDS encoding DUF418 domain-containing protein; the protein is MTPGRAPHLLGRMDPSPPPAPSDATEIRPAGAHERVVFLDVLRGFALCGVFMSNVYMHFSGRYPPPKEGVAPLLPSPVDPAVHALYEFMLAGKAMTLFAFLFGLGFALQMGRAQARGAAVLPLYTRRLTVLLCLGLTHLFALWYGDILSMYAVAGFLLLLFRDFSSKRLLVWSLVLILGVPLVLTMLQRFVPLLASSAETLQAVAKQERAQAEAFQKQAQAVFDHGSYLETLRTNAAVHMKRVLRPVYFTFLLIPLGKFLLGLLAGRHRLLQEPGPHQPLLRKLLGWGLLVGVVGNGASLAVGALTRAGHIPRGTPWLFFMPTVSELGVLGLAAFYMAGFALLFQRASWQKGLSVLAPAGQMALTNYLCQTVISLLLFRGYGLGLGGKLGALACLTLIFSLFWVQVGLSHLWLSRFRFGPAEWLWRSLTYGKAQPMRRPPDMTPADVAA
- a CDS encoding MXAN_6640 family putative metalloprotease; its protein translation is MRALALTLLLGAGCGSARPPHEVPGGMAGQLVAVVRPTEPSAPLPRFEPGETVESMVSPGGRFRLHFSRSGPNAVAAADGDGSGTPDSVEAAARVYDRVAAFYQGLGYRLPSEDTAGGDGKFDVYLVDFALRADGAYRLDGCLGADTDCTGHIVQENDFAGYSYGSYEEAVATLASHEFFHAVQAVYHPGLGIVAGEGSAVWATERFEPALDDLEHFSSAYLERPDRSLVLDPDGPAQSFSYGASLFFQFLGERFGDGLIRSLWEESVRSPTARWPVLLDTCLRRDWNTDFDAAFTEFAQWNLSTGSRWQAGQGYARGAGYAELVLAPRTLPVDESSVRVAPAAVRYFEVAGGAGTVSVGFQPREGDETGALHLVAVARSGTAVLRVVKAEGPGPLSLQLPAQDATSVSVAVVDGRHEGTGRYGRLCMAPTATATPCGEEPGEEPEEPESSKGCQAGPGTGGGGLLLAAGLWRLRRRCLPSSTR